In Apostichopus japonicus isolate 1M-3 chromosome 5, ASM3797524v1, whole genome shotgun sequence, a single window of DNA contains:
- the LOC139967779 gene encoding LIM domain-binding protein 2-like isoform X1 has protein sequence MPAPGMPVPMDARDHGFVPRHTPFVNQPDYRIYELNKRLQHRAEESDNLWWDAFATEFFEDDAVLVLAFCLEDGPKRYTIGRTLIPRYFRTIFEGGVTDLYYLLKHPKESFHNTTITLDCDQTTMVSHHGKPMFTKVCTEGRLVVEFTFDDMMRIRSWHFAIRQHRELIPRSVVAMQDPSMVEQLSKNITRQGLTSNTLNYLRLCVILEPMQELMSRHKAYNLSPRDCLKATLFEKWQRMVTPPGMDPHHQQLPNGNARKNDTSRQPTKRRKRKSVTTSGSLGNTNTSTNSIAGSGGKKRSPGGYPAEGVPTDVMVVGEPSLMGGEFGDEDERLITRLENTQYDSTNGGMDNEEDFNNSDPATGNSTSNASSNKQPASSTTTNASHSPWNSSETKPTPPITQAPDEKPVVVSST, from the exons ACGCCACACTCCATTTGTGAACCAGCCAGACTACAGAATATATGAACTGAACAAAAGGTTACAACACAGAGCAGAG gAGAGTGATAACCTGTGGTGGGATGCATTTGCTACTGAATTCTTTGAAGATGATGCAGTACTGGTGTTGGCGTTTTGTCTGGAAGATGGTCCAAAACGTTACA CTATTGGGAGGACGCTGATACCCCGCTACTTTCGTACCATCTTTGAGGGTGGTGTAACAGATCTCTACTACCTCCTTAAACACCCAAAAGAATCATTCCATAATACAACCATTACATTGGACTGTGACCAGACTACAATGGTGTCACATCATGGCAAGCCCATGTTTACAAAG GTTTGTACGGAGGGCAGGTTGGTGGTTGAATTTACATTTGATGACATGATGCGGATAAGATCCTGGCATTTTGCCATCCGGCAACATCGTGAACTGATCCCCAGGAGTGTAGTCGCCATGCAG GATCCAAGCATGGTTGAACAGCTGTCGAAAAATATCACAAGACAAGGTCTTACTAGCAACACATTAAACTATCTCAGG TTGTGCGTCATCTTAGAACCAATGCAAGAGCTTATGTCCAGACACAAGGCTTACAACCTTAGCCCAAGGGATTGTCTCAAAGCAACTCTCTTTGAAAAGTGGCAGCGAATGGTGACCCCACCTGGTATGG ACCCACACCATCAACAGCTTCCTAATGGAAATGCACGAAAGAATG ACACATCACGACAAccaacaaaaagaagaaagaggaaATCTGTGACTACTTCTGGTTCCCTTGGCAACACAAACACATCAACCAATAGCATAGCTGGAAGTGGAGGCAAGAAGAGATCCCCTGGAGGCTATCCAGCAGAGGGTGTACCCACG GATGTGATGGTTGTCGGAGAGCCATCCCTCATGGGCGGAGAATTTGGTGACGAGGACGAGAGGCTGATTACCCGTCTGGAGAACACCCAGTACGACTCTACCAACGGCGGCATGGATAACGAGGAAGACTTTAACAACTCAGACCCCGCAACGGGAAACTCAACCAGTAATGCCTCCAGTAACAAGCAGCCAGCTTCGTCCACGACCACAAATGCTAGCCACAGTCCCTGGAACTCATCGGAGACCAAACCCACTCCTCCTATCACCCAGGCCCCCGATGAGAAACCGGTGGTGGTGTCGTCTACCTGA
- the LOC139967779 gene encoding LIM domain-binding protein 2-like isoform X2: MPAPGMPVPMDARDHGFVPRHTPFVNQPDYRIYELNKRLQHRAEESDNLWWDAFATEFFEDDAVLVLAFCLEDGPKRYTIGRTLIPRYFRTIFEGGVTDLYYLLKHPKESFHNTTITLDCDQTTMVSHHGKPMFTKVCTEGRLVVEFTFDDMMRIRSWHFAIRQHRELIPRSVVAMQDPSMVEQLSKNITRQGLTSNTLNYLRLCVILEPMQELMSRHKAYNLSPRDCLKATLFEKWQRMVTPPDPHHQQLPNGNARKNDTSRQPTKRRKRKSVTTSGSLGNTNTSTNSIAGSGGKKRSPGGYPAEGVPTDVMVVGEPSLMGGEFGDEDERLITRLENTQYDSTNGGMDNEEDFNNSDPATGNSTSNASSNKQPASSTTTNASHSPWNSSETKPTPPITQAPDEKPVVVSST, from the exons ACGCCACACTCCATTTGTGAACCAGCCAGACTACAGAATATATGAACTGAACAAAAGGTTACAACACAGAGCAGAG gAGAGTGATAACCTGTGGTGGGATGCATTTGCTACTGAATTCTTTGAAGATGATGCAGTACTGGTGTTGGCGTTTTGTCTGGAAGATGGTCCAAAACGTTACA CTATTGGGAGGACGCTGATACCCCGCTACTTTCGTACCATCTTTGAGGGTGGTGTAACAGATCTCTACTACCTCCTTAAACACCCAAAAGAATCATTCCATAATACAACCATTACATTGGACTGTGACCAGACTACAATGGTGTCACATCATGGCAAGCCCATGTTTACAAAG GTTTGTACGGAGGGCAGGTTGGTGGTTGAATTTACATTTGATGACATGATGCGGATAAGATCCTGGCATTTTGCCATCCGGCAACATCGTGAACTGATCCCCAGGAGTGTAGTCGCCATGCAG GATCCAAGCATGGTTGAACAGCTGTCGAAAAATATCACAAGACAAGGTCTTACTAGCAACACATTAAACTATCTCAGG TTGTGCGTCATCTTAGAACCAATGCAAGAGCTTATGTCCAGACACAAGGCTTACAACCTTAGCCCAAGGGATTGTCTCAAAGCAACTCTCTTTGAAAAGTGGCAGCGAATGGTGACCCCACCTG ACCCACACCATCAACAGCTTCCTAATGGAAATGCACGAAAGAATG ACACATCACGACAAccaacaaaaagaagaaagaggaaATCTGTGACTACTTCTGGTTCCCTTGGCAACACAAACACATCAACCAATAGCATAGCTGGAAGTGGAGGCAAGAAGAGATCCCCTGGAGGCTATCCAGCAGAGGGTGTACCCACG GATGTGATGGTTGTCGGAGAGCCATCCCTCATGGGCGGAGAATTTGGTGACGAGGACGAGAGGCTGATTACCCGTCTGGAGAACACCCAGTACGACTCTACCAACGGCGGCATGGATAACGAGGAAGACTTTAACAACTCAGACCCCGCAACGGGAAACTCAACCAGTAATGCCTCCAGTAACAAGCAGCCAGCTTCGTCCACGACCACAAATGCTAGCCACAGTCCCTGGAACTCATCGGAGACCAAACCCACTCCTCCTATCACCCAGGCCCCCGATGAGAAACCGGTGGTGGTGTCGTCTACCTGA
- the LOC139967779 gene encoding LIM domain-binding protein 2-like isoform X3, which produces MPAPGMPVPMDARDHGFVPRHTPFVNQPDYRIYELNKRLQHRAEESDNLWWDAFATEFFEDDAVLVLAFCLEDGPKRYTIGRTLIPRYFRTIFEGGVTDLYYLLKHPKESFHNTTITLDCDQTTMVSHHGKPMFTKVCTEGRLVVEFTFDDMMRIRSWHFAIRQHRELIPRSVVAMQDPSMVEQLSKNITRQGLTSNTLNYLRLCVILEPMQELMSRHKAYNLSPRDCLKATLFEKWQRMVTPPGMDTSRQPTKRRKRKSVTTSGSLGNTNTSTNSIAGSGGKKRSPGGYPAEGVPTDVMVVGEPSLMGGEFGDEDERLITRLENTQYDSTNGGMDNEEDFNNSDPATGNSTSNASSNKQPASSTTTNASHSPWNSSETKPTPPITQAPDEKPVVVSST; this is translated from the exons ACGCCACACTCCATTTGTGAACCAGCCAGACTACAGAATATATGAACTGAACAAAAGGTTACAACACAGAGCAGAG gAGAGTGATAACCTGTGGTGGGATGCATTTGCTACTGAATTCTTTGAAGATGATGCAGTACTGGTGTTGGCGTTTTGTCTGGAAGATGGTCCAAAACGTTACA CTATTGGGAGGACGCTGATACCCCGCTACTTTCGTACCATCTTTGAGGGTGGTGTAACAGATCTCTACTACCTCCTTAAACACCCAAAAGAATCATTCCATAATACAACCATTACATTGGACTGTGACCAGACTACAATGGTGTCACATCATGGCAAGCCCATGTTTACAAAG GTTTGTACGGAGGGCAGGTTGGTGGTTGAATTTACATTTGATGACATGATGCGGATAAGATCCTGGCATTTTGCCATCCGGCAACATCGTGAACTGATCCCCAGGAGTGTAGTCGCCATGCAG GATCCAAGCATGGTTGAACAGCTGTCGAAAAATATCACAAGACAAGGTCTTACTAGCAACACATTAAACTATCTCAGG TTGTGCGTCATCTTAGAACCAATGCAAGAGCTTATGTCCAGACACAAGGCTTACAACCTTAGCCCAAGGGATTGTCTCAAAGCAACTCTCTTTGAAAAGTGGCAGCGAATGGTGACCCCACCTGGTATGG ACACATCACGACAAccaacaaaaagaagaaagaggaaATCTGTGACTACTTCTGGTTCCCTTGGCAACACAAACACATCAACCAATAGCATAGCTGGAAGTGGAGGCAAGAAGAGATCCCCTGGAGGCTATCCAGCAGAGGGTGTACCCACG GATGTGATGGTTGTCGGAGAGCCATCCCTCATGGGCGGAGAATTTGGTGACGAGGACGAGAGGCTGATTACCCGTCTGGAGAACACCCAGTACGACTCTACCAACGGCGGCATGGATAACGAGGAAGACTTTAACAACTCAGACCCCGCAACGGGAAACTCAACCAGTAATGCCTCCAGTAACAAGCAGCCAGCTTCGTCCACGACCACAAATGCTAGCCACAGTCCCTGGAACTCATCGGAGACCAAACCCACTCCTCCTATCACCCAGGCCCCCGATGAGAAACCGGTGGTGGTGTCGTCTACCTGA
- the LOC139967779 gene encoding LIM domain-binding protein 2-like isoform X4, which translates to MPAPGMPVPMDARDHGFVPRHTPFVNQPDYRIYELNKRLQHRAEESDNLWWDAFATEFFEDDAVLVLAFCLEDGPKRYTIGRTLIPRYFRTIFEGGVTDLYYLLKHPKESFHNTTITLDCDQTTMVSHHGKPMFTKVCTEGRLVVEFTFDDMMRIRSWHFAIRQHRELIPRSVVAMQDPSMVEQLSKNITRQGLTSNTLNYLRLCVILEPMQELMSRHKAYNLSPRDCLKATLFEKWQRMVTPPDTSRQPTKRRKRKSVTTSGSLGNTNTSTNSIAGSGGKKRSPGGYPAEGVPTDVMVVGEPSLMGGEFGDEDERLITRLENTQYDSTNGGMDNEEDFNNSDPATGNSTSNASSNKQPASSTTTNASHSPWNSSETKPTPPITQAPDEKPVVVSST; encoded by the exons ACGCCACACTCCATTTGTGAACCAGCCAGACTACAGAATATATGAACTGAACAAAAGGTTACAACACAGAGCAGAG gAGAGTGATAACCTGTGGTGGGATGCATTTGCTACTGAATTCTTTGAAGATGATGCAGTACTGGTGTTGGCGTTTTGTCTGGAAGATGGTCCAAAACGTTACA CTATTGGGAGGACGCTGATACCCCGCTACTTTCGTACCATCTTTGAGGGTGGTGTAACAGATCTCTACTACCTCCTTAAACACCCAAAAGAATCATTCCATAATACAACCATTACATTGGACTGTGACCAGACTACAATGGTGTCACATCATGGCAAGCCCATGTTTACAAAG GTTTGTACGGAGGGCAGGTTGGTGGTTGAATTTACATTTGATGACATGATGCGGATAAGATCCTGGCATTTTGCCATCCGGCAACATCGTGAACTGATCCCCAGGAGTGTAGTCGCCATGCAG GATCCAAGCATGGTTGAACAGCTGTCGAAAAATATCACAAGACAAGGTCTTACTAGCAACACATTAAACTATCTCAGG TTGTGCGTCATCTTAGAACCAATGCAAGAGCTTATGTCCAGACACAAGGCTTACAACCTTAGCCCAAGGGATTGTCTCAAAGCAACTCTCTTTGAAAAGTGGCAGCGAATGGTGACCCCACCTG ACACATCACGACAAccaacaaaaagaagaaagaggaaATCTGTGACTACTTCTGGTTCCCTTGGCAACACAAACACATCAACCAATAGCATAGCTGGAAGTGGAGGCAAGAAGAGATCCCCTGGAGGCTATCCAGCAGAGGGTGTACCCACG GATGTGATGGTTGTCGGAGAGCCATCCCTCATGGGCGGAGAATTTGGTGACGAGGACGAGAGGCTGATTACCCGTCTGGAGAACACCCAGTACGACTCTACCAACGGCGGCATGGATAACGAGGAAGACTTTAACAACTCAGACCCCGCAACGGGAAACTCAACCAGTAATGCCTCCAGTAACAAGCAGCCAGCTTCGTCCACGACCACAAATGCTAGCCACAGTCCCTGGAACTCATCGGAGACCAAACCCACTCCTCCTATCACCCAGGCCCCCGATGAGAAACCGGTGGTGGTGTCGTCTACCTGA